In Candidatus Hadarchaeales archaeon, one DNA window encodes the following:
- a CDS encoding MaoC/PaaZ C-terminal domain-containing protein — translation MPLNLKAVGRETGPVEFSYSWREVILYALGIGAGNEDLEFVYEGKLKVYPTFAVLPSYPILLWALETLEGDLTKLLHAGHELVLHSTLPPEGKVYTTGKIVSLYDKGKHALAIVEMKSKDEKGRPLFDNTASLLFVGEGGFGGERGPSYREEFPLGPPEVEEEARIGENLNLIYRLSGDLNPLHIDPEFARLAGFERPILHGLCTFGVVGRTLLKKLCNNDPERFVSLKARFSGVVFPGDRLRIEGWRREDGYLLRVSTERGVALSGSFRSK, via the coding sequence ATGCCACTCAATCTAAAGGCAGTGGGAAGGGAAACGGGCCCCGTGGAGTTCTCCTATTCGTGGAGGGAAGTGATCCTTTATGCCCTCGGGATAGGAGCTGGAAACGAGGATTTAGAGTTCGTCTACGAGGGGAAGCTCAAGGTTTATCCCACCTTTGCCGTGCTCCCTTCCTACCCCATTCTCCTCTGGGCATTGGAAACTCTCGAGGGAGACCTAACGAAGCTCCTACACGCTGGGCATGAGTTGGTCCTCCACAGTACTCTGCCCCCAGAAGGCAAGGTTTACACCACTGGAAAAATAGTTTCCCTGTACGACAAGGGAAAACATGCCCTGGCTATCGTGGAGATGAAGAGCAAGGACGAAAAGGGAAGACCTCTCTTCGACAATACCGCCTCCCTTCTTTTCGTGGGGGAAGGAGGTTTCGGGGGAGAAAGGGGACCAAGTTACAGGGAGGAGTTCCCTCTCGGCCCACCCGAAGTTGAGGAAGAGGCGAGGATAGGAGAAAACCTCAATCTCATTTACAGACTTTCGGGAGATTTGAACCCTTTACATATCGATCCAGAATTTGCAAGACTGGCGGGGTTTGAAAGACCTATCCTCCATGGCCTATGTACATTCGGTGTGGTGGGTAGAACCCTCCTCAAGAAGCTGTGTAATAACGATCCTGAAAGATTCGTCTCATTGAAGGCCAGATTCTCTGGAGTGGTTTTTCCGGGCGATAGGCTAAGGATAGAAGGGTGGAGAAGGGAGGATGGATACCTCCTCAGAGTTTCCACTGAAAGGGGGGTGGCCCTTTCCGGTTCCTTCCGCTCGAAATAG
- the ligD gene encoding non-homologous end-joining DNA ligase — protein sequence MGLPILKPMLAKMGSPSDLKRKNFIWEPKLDGTRALVYREGEKVGFLNRRGKWIEYRYPELSSLSSHLLSDPCLLDGEIVVFGENGLPNFPLLQEREHQENPFRIEFLSRLHPATLVVFDLLIKGREELFSLPLLERKKLLSETVQEGERIKLCLYTKQGEDLWESVKKMGLEGVMGKREDSPYRPGVRSPDWLKLKTTKTLDAIILGYTPGEGQRAPYFGALALGAYHGGKLVFLGKVGTGFDTRLMEELTPLLKQLERRERPVEEEPPYEVKWVEPKLVCEVKYLEITEDLKLRAPSFVRMKEKDPQECELELEVKT from the coding sequence ATGGGTCTGCCCATCCTGAAACCCATGCTTGCCAAAATGGGTTCCCCCTCAGACCTCAAGAGGAAAAACTTCATTTGGGAACCCAAGCTTGACGGAACGAGGGCCCTGGTCTATCGGGAAGGGGAAAAGGTGGGCTTTTTGAACAGGAGGGGCAAGTGGATAGAATATAGGTATCCGGAGCTTTCCTCCCTATCCTCCCATCTCCTATCCGATCCCTGTCTGCTGGATGGGGAAATAGTGGTTTTCGGGGAAAACGGTCTTCCGAATTTCCCCCTCCTCCAAGAAAGGGAACACCAGGAAAATCCCTTCAGGATAGAATTCCTCTCCCGTCTTCATCCTGCCACGCTGGTAGTCTTCGATCTCCTCATCAAGGGAAGGGAAGAGCTCTTTTCCTTACCCCTTCTGGAAAGGAAGAAATTGCTCTCCGAAACCGTTCAAGAGGGGGAGAGGATCAAGCTCTGCCTCTACACCAAGCAGGGGGAGGACCTTTGGGAAAGTGTGAAGAAGATGGGGCTGGAGGGGGTAATGGGAAAGAGGGAAGATTCCCCCTATCGACCGGGCGTGAGGAGTCCGGATTGGCTCAAGTTAAAAACCACGAAGACCCTGGACGCCATCATCTTAGGATATACCCCGGGGGAGGGACAGAGGGCCCCTTACTTTGGGGCTTTGGCCCTGGGTGCCTATCATGGGGGTAAGCTCGTTTTCCTTGGAAAGGTGGGAACGGGCTTCGACACCAGGCTCATGGAGGAACTCACCCCCCTCCTCAAACAGCTGGAGAGGAGGGAGAGACCCGTCGAGGAAGAGCCTCCTTACGAGGTAAAGTGGGTGGAACCCAAGCTCGTTTGTGAGGTGAAGTATCTTGAAATCACCGAAGACCTCAAGCTCAGGGCGCCTTCCTTCGTCAGGATGAAGGAAAAGGACCCACAGGAATGTGAACTGGAACTCGAGGTAAAAACTTAA
- a CDS encoding SDR family oxidoreductase encodes MKLLEGKVAIVTGAGRGLGKEEALELARHGAKVVVNDVGGGFDGKGEHHGPADEVVEEIRKMGGEAVPSYESVSSFEGAKKIVETALENFGKLDILVNNAGILRDRMIFNMTEEEWDDVINVHLKGTFNCTRHACAYWREQHKAGKPVSGRIINTASDAGLLYNPGQSNYGAAKAGIVAFTLIVAKEMEKYGVMANVIVPLARTRLTTEATPSMAPLMSTPEEMEKRFGFDILSPANAAPLVAYLASDLAAGITGRVIRIVGGTVWVLDGWRSLQKASKKGKWLVEELAEVLPSLLEKMPPPQDLRSLLVEELGLF; translated from the coding sequence ATGAAACTTTTGGAAGGAAAAGTTGCCATTGTCACGGGGGCAGGTAGGGGTTTGGGGAAGGAAGAAGCTTTGGAGCTGGCTCGTCACGGGGCCAAGGTGGTGGTCAACGATGTGGGTGGAGGATTCGACGGGAAGGGAGAGCATCATGGTCCAGCAGATGAGGTGGTGGAGGAAATAAGGAAGATGGGGGGAGAAGCGGTTCCCAGTTACGAAAGCGTTTCGAGCTTCGAAGGGGCAAAGAAGATCGTAGAAACTGCCTTGGAAAACTTCGGGAAATTGGATATTCTAGTGAACAATGCAGGAATTCTGAGGGACAGGATGATTTTCAATATGACCGAAGAGGAATGGGATGATGTGATCAACGTCCATTTAAAGGGGACCTTCAACTGTACCAGACATGCATGTGCCTATTGGAGGGAGCAACATAAAGCAGGAAAACCCGTTTCGGGAAGGATCATCAACACGGCTTCCGATGCAGGTCTTCTTTACAATCCCGGTCAGAGCAACTACGGGGCAGCTAAGGCAGGAATCGTGGCCTTTACCCTCATCGTGGCCAAAGAAATGGAAAAGTATGGTGTGATGGCCAACGTGATAGTTCCTTTGGCTAGGACTAGGCTTACTACGGAGGCCACTCCTTCGATGGCTCCGCTCATGAGTACTCCTGAAGAAATGGAAAAACGCTTCGGCTTCGATATCCTTTCACCCGCGAACGCAGCCCCCTTGGTGGCCTATTTGGCTTCGGATCTTGCAGCGGGGATTACGGGAAGGGTGATAAGAATCGTGGGCGGCACTGTGTGGGTTTTAGATGGTTGGAGGTCCCTACAGAAGGCTTCGAAGAAGGGCAAATGGTTGGTCGAGGAGCTGGCGGAGGTCCTACCTTCCCTACTGGAAAAAATGCCCCCACCCCAGGATCTCCGCTCCCTTCTGGTGGAAGAACTGGGTCTTTTCTGA
- a CDS encoding cobalamin-dependent protein (Presence of a B(12) (cobalamin)-binding domain implies dependence on cobalamin itself, in one of its several forms, or in some unusual lineages, dependence on a cobalamin-like analog.), whose protein sequence is MPEKKEVLEALLDFKGRKIRDFCLKRLEEGKKAYEILEELNQGLEEIGKGYESKEFKRYFESDLIVSGANMKRAIELLRPYLSGGVTKERRGKILLGTVKGDVHDIGKTVLSILLQSSGFEVVDLGVNVDKETFVKGVKEHLPQIVGMSALLTSTAPYMEEVVKELEREGIRERVKVIVGGRAVTEEFARKIGADAYGKDAVEGVRRCLELVGKRE, encoded by the coding sequence ATGCCCGAGAAAAAGGAAGTACTTGAAGCCCTCCTCGACTTCAAAGGAAGGAAAATCAGGGATTTTTGCCTGAAGAGGCTGGAAGAGGGAAAAAAGGCCTACGAAATTTTGGAGGAACTCAACCAAGGATTGGAGGAAATAGGAAAGGGATACGAGAGCAAGGAGTTCAAGAGGTACTTCGAATCCGATCTCATCGTTTCTGGAGCCAACATGAAAAGGGCGATAGAATTGTTGAGGCCCTATCTCTCGGGAGGGGTTACTAAGGAAAGGAGAGGAAAAATCCTGCTCGGAACGGTTAAGGGGGACGTGCACGACATAGGAAAAACCGTGCTCTCCATCCTCCTCCAATCCAGCGGTTTTGAGGTGGTGGATTTGGGGGTAAATGTGGACAAGGAAACCTTCGTGAAGGGGGTGAAGGAGCATTTACCCCAGATAGTGGGGATGTCCGCCCTTCTCACCTCCACTGCCCCATACATGGAGGAAGTGGTGAAGGAGCTGGAAAGGGAAGGAATAAGGGAAAGGGTAAAGGTGATCGTTGGGGGAAGAGCAGTCACCGAAGAATTTGCCAGGAAAATAGGGGCGGACGCCTATGGGAAAGACGCCGTGGAGGGTGTGAGGAGATGCCTGGAGTTGGTAGGGAAAAGGGAATGA
- a CDS encoding DUF166 family protein, whose amino-acid sequence MRIFILYRGPFGEQMVNNLVLGGLGSSTVGTFELTPELLEEEHPEEKDLWNRLWEEPHRYLPKSLPHVKCDLLLVLGIHSKLGDLVPPIAEKMGAKSILYPIDDRQHLPEGRKTMEEELEKKGIHIEFPEPFCALERSEDPFVQEFCERFGKPRFKVKREGDRIKEVRVLRDTPCGSAHAVAKKMPGFSCGDPRALKEKLFFEHHNEENENYCLAEMDPLAPYMQEAGDILVDSFFEACGLPTTKDLILQELKKGRVDFQELKRKLVEEEKRCETDRTIRRILKELGWNI is encoded by the coding sequence ATGAGGATCTTCATACTTTACCGGGGACCCTTTGGGGAACAGATGGTAAACAACTTGGTGTTGGGAGGGTTGGGTAGCTCTACCGTGGGGACCTTCGAACTCACACCGGAACTCTTGGAGGAAGAACACCCGGAGGAGAAGGACCTATGGAACAGGCTCTGGGAGGAGCCTCACCGCTACCTTCCCAAAAGCCTTCCCCACGTTAAGTGCGATTTGCTCTTGGTATTGGGGATCCATTCAAAACTCGGAGACCTGGTCCCACCCATCGCAGAGAAGATGGGGGCGAAAAGCATCCTTTACCCCATCGACGACCGTCAGCATCTCCCGGAGGGAAGGAAGACCATGGAAGAGGAACTGGAGAAGAAGGGAATTCACATAGAATTCCCGGAGCCCTTCTGTGCCCTCGAAAGGAGCGAGGACCCCTTCGTCCAGGAGTTCTGCGAACGCTTCGGCAAGCCAAGGTTCAAGGTGAAGAGGGAAGGGGATAGGATAAAGGAGGTGAGGGTTCTGAGGGATACCCCATGTGGTTCCGCTCATGCTGTGGCGAAAAAAATGCCCGGCTTTTCCTGCGGAGATCCCAGGGCCCTGAAGGAAAAACTCTTCTTCGAACACCACAACGAAGAAAACGAAAACTATTGCCTGGCGGAGATGGATCCCCTCGCCCCCTACATGCAGGAGGCAGGGGATATCCTCGTGGATTCCTTCTTCGAAGCCTGCGGCCTCCCCACCACCAAGGACCTCATCCTCCAGGAGCTCAAGAAAGGAAGGGTAGATTTCCAGGAACTGAAAAGGAAGCTAGTGGAGGAGGAGAAGAGGTGTGAAACGGATAGGACCATAAGGAGAATCCTCAAAGAGCTTGGTTGGAACATCTAG
- a CDS encoding Ni/Fe hydrogenase subunit alpha, whose amino-acid sequence MKIEVEPLARVEGEGGIEVEIEGDQVREVKFNLFEGPRFFESFIRGMHYEKVPDVMRRICAICTCAHSMASIKAVEDALGVKVSRQTELLRDLLIHGEMVESHALHVFALALPDFLGFPSVVHMAQKYPREVKGALQLKKAGNLVHNILTGREVHGMNERVGGFATIPSEKDLERIKEAMQLTREFALLSVKLFSSFELPEAPRSENTFIALDPGKRFGYFGERHVASDGESWDVHDYRKYIKETTVKHSRAKHSSYKGKPFMVGALARIRLFGERLEGEAKELFKQHKDKLDYQNSLSNNLAQALELVHSVDRCISDVEELLSLGLKKEEPVEVKPKAGTGTASVEAPRGILIHSYKFDAKGRVVWADVITPTAMNAANVDKDFRVAAPKLVKNPKELERTLEMIARAYDPCISCATHLVRIKRI is encoded by the coding sequence ATGAAGATAGAAGTGGAACCACTAGCTAGGGTGGAAGGGGAAGGTGGAATCGAGGTCGAAATCGAAGGGGACCAGGTAAGGGAAGTGAAGTTCAACCTCTTCGAGGGTCCAAGGTTCTTCGAGTCCTTCATCAGGGGAATGCACTACGAGAAGGTCCCTGACGTGATGAGGAGGATCTGTGCCATCTGTACCTGCGCCCACAGCATGGCTTCCATCAAGGCGGTGGAGGATGCCTTAGGGGTGAAGGTTTCGAGGCAAACCGAGCTCCTGAGGGACCTGCTCATCCACGGAGAAATGGTGGAAAGCCACGCCCTTCACGTGTTTGCCTTGGCCCTCCCCGACTTCCTCGGTTTCCCCAGCGTGGTGCACATGGCACAGAAGTATCCGAGGGAGGTGAAAGGGGCTTTACAACTTAAGAAGGCAGGAAACTTGGTCCACAACATCCTCACCGGGAGGGAAGTTCATGGAATGAACGAAAGGGTGGGAGGTTTCGCCACCATTCCCTCGGAGAAGGACCTGGAGAGGATCAAAGAAGCCATGCAGCTCACAAGGGAGTTCGCCCTTCTTTCCGTGAAGCTCTTTTCCTCCTTCGAGCTTCCAGAGGCACCGAGATCGGAGAATACTTTCATCGCTTTGGATCCCGGTAAAAGGTTCGGATACTTCGGAGAGAGGCATGTGGCTTCGGATGGGGAGAGCTGGGATGTGCATGACTATCGAAAGTACATCAAGGAGACCACGGTGAAGCATTCCAGGGCCAAGCATTCCTCCTACAAGGGTAAGCCCTTTATGGTGGGGGCTTTGGCCAGGATTAGACTCTTCGGAGAAAGGCTGGAGGGAGAGGCAAAGGAGCTTTTCAAGCAACACAAGGACAAGCTGGATTATCAAAACTCCCTTTCCAACAACTTGGCCCAGGCCCTAGAGTTGGTCCACAGCGTGGACCGCTGCATCTCCGATGTGGAGGAGCTCCTCAGCCTTGGACTGAAGAAAGAGGAACCGGTGGAGGTAAAGCCAAAGGCGGGGACGGGAACGGCTTCCGTGGAGGCTCCTAGGGGCATCCTGATACACTCTTACAAGTTCGATGCCAAGGGAAGGGTCGTATGGGCGGATGTGATCACACCAACCGCCATGAACGCCGCCAACGTCGATAAGGACTTCAGGGTGGCAGCCCCCAAGCTCGTGAAGAACCCGAAGGAGCTCGAAAGGACTCTGGAGATGATCGCCAGGGCATACGATCCTTGTATTTCCTGTGCTACCCACCTGGTGAGGATAAAGAGGATCTGA
- a CDS encoding archaemetzincin family Zn-dependent metalloprotease, with product MKTLEVKMVPVGDLSPRILLGLGPTLSESFRGRLRLLPSSRVEVPRMAYRKERGQYEASIVLKEVLRQCQGRILAITEVDLYTPGLNFVFGLAQCPGRGALVSLRRLSPSFYGEEGREDLFLERLVKEAVHELGHTFGLGHCRRRECVMSFSNSVLEVDLKRKDFCRECGEKLEGILLNLITSKSKE from the coding sequence TTGAAAACCCTGGAGGTCAAAATGGTTCCGGTGGGTGATCTTTCCCCCCGAATTCTTTTGGGATTGGGCCCCACCCTATCGGAATCCTTCCGGGGTAGGCTCAGGCTTCTTCCCTCTTCCCGAGTGGAGGTGCCGAGAATGGCTTACCGCAAGGAGAGGGGGCAATACGAGGCTTCCATCGTGTTGAAGGAGGTACTGAGGCAATGCCAAGGAAGAATTCTGGCCATAACGGAAGTCGATTTGTATACGCCAGGTCTTAACTTCGTCTTCGGGTTGGCCCAGTGTCCAGGTCGGGGGGCCTTGGTTTCCCTCCGTAGGTTGAGTCCCAGTTTTTACGGGGAGGAGGGGAGGGAAGATCTTTTCCTCGAGAGACTGGTAAAGGAAGCCGTTCACGAACTGGGTCATACCTTCGGTCTGGGACATTGCAGGCGGAGGGAATGCGTGATGAGTTTTTCCAACTCCGTCCTAGAGGTGGATCTCAAAAGGAAGGATTTTTGTAGGGAATGTGGGGAAAAGTTGGAGGGTATTCTTTTGAACCTGATAACTTCCAAATCGAAAGAGTAA
- a CDS encoding 4Fe-4S dicluster domain-containing protein, with the protein MRYAKLSKADFPKLFEALKGYGEVFAPVEEKGKVVFRRVENLKEAKLEYTRTLLPPKKLFLPPEEEILSFEGETYTEKLDGKKAVLLGVHACDINGILKLDRVFLDAPRDEYYARRRENTLVIGLTCVPDKYCFCTSVGSGYASSGFDLFLHDLGKEYLVRIGSGEGYRLSKAEYFKEAGEAEMKLAAKLEERRKGRIKRKINLAGMGDLIETEGKEGWEELTRKCLACGTCNLVCPTCQCYDVSDLLTLDIRKGSRVRRWDSCMLKRHALVAGGLNFRPTVVERTLNRLSCKVGEEVRCVGCGRCTVYCPAGIDFVEMLSTIRGVAK; encoded by the coding sequence ATGAGATACGCCAAGCTCTCTAAAGCGGATTTTCCCAAACTCTTCGAAGCCCTAAAAGGATACGGAGAAGTGTTCGCTCCAGTAGAGGAAAAGGGGAAGGTGGTCTTTAGAAGGGTGGAGAACCTGAAGGAAGCAAAGCTGGAATATACTCGTACCCTCCTTCCTCCCAAGAAACTCTTCCTACCTCCCGAAGAGGAAATCCTGTCTTTTGAGGGAGAAACGTACACGGAAAAGCTCGATGGTAAAAAGGCCGTTCTCTTGGGAGTTCATGCATGTGACATCAACGGTATCCTCAAGCTAGACAGGGTTTTCCTCGATGCCCCGAGGGATGAATACTACGCTAGGAGGAGGGAAAACACCCTAGTGATAGGATTAACCTGCGTTCCGGACAAATACTGCTTCTGTACCTCTGTGGGAAGTGGATATGCTTCCAGCGGGTTCGATCTCTTCCTCCACGACCTTGGAAAGGAATACTTGGTGAGGATAGGAAGCGGGGAAGGATACAGGCTTTCGAAGGCTGAGTACTTCAAGGAGGCAGGGGAAGCGGAGATGAAGCTTGCAGCGAAGCTGGAGGAGAGAAGGAAGGGTAGAATTAAAAGGAAAATCAACTTGGCGGGAATGGGTGACTTGATAGAGACGGAAGGGAAGGAAGGATGGGAAGAGCTCACGAGGAAGTGTTTGGCTTGCGGCACCTGTAATCTTGTCTGTCCTACCTGCCAGTGCTATGATGTTTCAGATCTTTTGACCCTCGACATCAGGAAGGGGAGCAGGGTGAGGAGATGGGATTCCTGTATGCTGAAGAGGCATGCACTGGTGGCAGGAGGTTTGAACTTCAGGCCAACGGTGGTGGAGAGGACGCTTAACAGGCTCAGTTGCAAGGTAGGGGAAGAAGTGAGGTGCGTGGGATGCGGAAGATGCACGGTTTACTGTCCGGCAGGAATAGACTTCGTGGAAATGCTCTCCACGATAAGGGGTGTGGCTAAATGA
- a CDS encoding ASKHA domain-containing protein, whose amino-acid sequence MERGELFFRNYGKKVKLERGRSLLSYCQELGIELPSLCGGIGVCGQCLLKVEGEGLNPLTEAELKFVKPGERLACQARVEEEEGRIIVEVPERRYKILEKGKILPVKLEPAVRREGREVVWEWKEERRKMGEYEGEIVGLALDVGTTTLVAYAVDLETGRILGVTSMKNPQEVYGGDVISRIAYARKEGQRELEEAVRRAVNGMVERLGVKPEHVYEMVVVGNSTMRDLFLGHPVASLGVFPFQPFTLEAQNRKPTELGLKMNPMGNVYALPLIGGFVGADTVAGILATDLHRKEEIGLLVDIGTNTEIVVGNRERMISTSCASGPAFEGSGIKCGVGAISGAISRVEMDGSGRVAYETIDDLPPVGLCGSALIDVLAEMLNKGFMDETGKFTGGRKEVVIAKGEREIKIDEEDVDKLKLAKAAICVGTKVLLEKYGIGVEEVEKVYLAGAFGTYIRVENAYAIGLLPSVPLDKVEKVGNSALEGARQALVSKGRRREGEEVARRVEYLNLESESDLMYRLVGELSFSPCV is encoded by the coding sequence ATGGAGAGGGGAGAGCTCTTCTTCAGGAATTACGGTAAAAAGGTCAAGTTGGAAAGGGGGAGGAGTCTTCTCTCCTACTGCCAGGAGCTTGGAATAGAACTCCCTTCCCTCTGTGGGGGAATAGGGGTTTGCGGGCAATGCCTTTTGAAGGTGGAGGGGGAGGGTCTCAATCCCCTCACCGAAGCCGAGCTCAAGTTCGTAAAACCCGGTGAGAGACTTGCCTGTCAGGCAAGGGTGGAGGAAGAGGAAGGCAGGATCATCGTGGAAGTGCCGGAAAGGAGATACAAAATCCTGGAGAAGGGAAAGATCCTGCCGGTAAAGCTGGAACCCGCAGTGAGGAGGGAGGGAAGGGAGGTGGTTTGGGAATGGAAAGAAGAAAGGAGGAAAATGGGGGAATATGAGGGGGAGATAGTAGGCTTGGCCTTGGATGTGGGCACCACCACGTTGGTGGCCTATGCAGTGGATTTGGAGACGGGGAGGATTTTGGGAGTAACCTCCATGAAAAATCCTCAGGAGGTTTACGGGGGGGATGTGATAAGCAGGATTGCCTATGCCAGGAAGGAGGGACAGAGGGAGCTGGAGGAAGCGGTGAGAAGGGCCGTAAACGGTATGGTGGAGAGACTGGGAGTGAAGCCGGAACATGTATACGAGATGGTGGTGGTGGGTAATTCCACCATGAGGGATCTCTTCTTGGGCCATCCTGTGGCTTCTCTGGGGGTCTTTCCCTTCCAGCCCTTCACCCTGGAGGCCCAGAACAGGAAACCGACCGAGCTCGGTCTCAAGATGAACCCTATGGGCAATGTCTATGCCCTGCCCTTGATAGGAGGTTTTGTAGGGGCCGATACCGTAGCGGGTATTTTGGCCACGGACCTTCACCGGAAGGAGGAAATAGGTTTGCTCGTGGACATAGGAACAAACACCGAAATAGTCGTGGGGAACAGGGAAAGAATGATTTCCACTTCCTGCGCTTCCGGCCCAGCCTTCGAGGGAAGTGGCATAAAATGCGGGGTGGGTGCAATTTCGGGAGCGATAAGCAGGGTGGAGATGGATGGGAGCGGGAGGGTGGCTTACGAAACGATAGACGATCTCCCACCCGTGGGGCTCTGCGGTTCGGCCCTGATAGATGTGCTGGCGGAAATGCTCAACAAAGGTTTCATGGATGAAACCGGAAAGTTCACCGGAGGGAGAAAGGAAGTGGTGATAGCGAAAGGGGAAAGGGAGATCAAGATCGATGAGGAAGATGTGGACAAGCTGAAGCTGGCAAAGGCCGCCATTTGTGTGGGAACAAAGGTTCTGCTGGAAAAATATGGAATTGGGGTGGAGGAGGTGGAGAAGGTTTACTTGGCAGGAGCCTTTGGTACCTATATAAGGGTGGAAAACGCCTACGCCATAGGTCTTCTTCCCTCCGTCCCTCTCGACAAGGTGGAGAAGGTTGGAAACTCCGCCTTGGAGGGGGCTAGGCAGGCCCTCGTTTCCAAAGGGAGGAGGAGGGAGGGGGAGGAAGTGGCGAGGAGGGTGGAGTACCTGAATTTGGAGAGCGAAAGCGACCTGATGTACAGGTTGGTTGGGGAACTTTCCTTCTCACCCTGTGTCTAG
- a CDS encoding thiolase family protein, which yields MTGLREVVVVEAVRTPTGKSGWAGMGKRGIFSEVSSQYLLAVVLRGLVEKVKKRCSAFDEREIEDVAVGCLSQIGEQGLNLGRLGVIAADLPLETAGWTVNRYCNAGLQAINSQAQALMAGCGEIAIAAGVELMSRYPIGSDLEAALKADFPVSFHPRVEERGALQVMGVCAELVAEKYGLTREDQDLFALWSHQKAVKAMREREWYEKRVIPVEVERGEEKIRVEKDEPPRTISLDDPATAYERLKALPPRFKENGTVTAGNSSAIADGAAAVMLMTLEKADELGLKPLAKIKSMAVAGDDPVSMLLGPIPAMRKALARAGLRMEEVEVWEPNEAFASPVLAFCREFGVPFDDPRINPTGGAIAIGHPIGCSGVLYFTEMVHWMARHRLRYGLQTMCGGGGVGIATVVEGM from the coding sequence ATGACAGGACTCAGGGAAGTCGTGGTGGTGGAAGCCGTCCGCACCCCCACAGGAAAGTCGGGATGGGCAGGAATGGGGAAAAGAGGGATTTTCTCGGAGGTTTCTTCCCAGTATCTGCTTGCCGTGGTCCTGCGCGGTTTGGTGGAGAAGGTGAAAAAGAGGTGTTCTGCCTTCGACGAAAGGGAAATAGAGGATGTGGCCGTAGGGTGTCTCAGCCAAATAGGAGAGCAAGGATTGAACCTCGGCAGACTGGGGGTAATAGCCGCGGACCTCCCGCTGGAAACGGCGGGTTGGACGGTGAATCGGTATTGCAACGCCGGTCTACAGGCCATCAATTCTCAGGCCCAGGCCCTCATGGCGGGCTGTGGGGAAATAGCCATAGCCGCTGGAGTGGAACTCATGAGTCGCTATCCCATAGGATCCGATCTGGAGGCTGCCCTGAAGGCCGATTTCCCCGTTTCTTTCCATCCAAGAGTGGAGGAAAGGGGTGCTCTACAAGTAATGGGGGTCTGCGCGGAGCTGGTAGCTGAAAAGTACGGGCTAACAAGGGAGGACCAAGATCTCTTCGCCCTGTGGAGTCATCAAAAAGCGGTGAAGGCGATGAGGGAAAGGGAATGGTATGAGAAGAGAGTAATCCCGGTAGAGGTGGAGAGGGGGGAAGAAAAGATAAGGGTTGAGAAGGACGAACCGCCTAGGACCATTTCTTTGGATGATCCAGCCACGGCTTACGAACGCCTTAAGGCCCTTCCTCCCAGGTTCAAGGAGAACGGCACGGTTACCGCCGGAAACTCCTCCGCCATAGCGGATGGGGCGGCAGCGGTGATGCTGATGACCTTGGAAAAAGCGGATGAACTGGGGCTCAAACCCCTCGCCAAAATAAAGTCCATGGCCGTAGCAGGCGACGATCCCGTTAGTATGCTATTGGGACCCATTCCCGCTATGCGTAAGGCGCTGGCCCGGGCCGGCCTGAGGATGGAGGAGGTGGAAGTGTGGGAGCCCAACGAGGCCTTTGCCTCCCCCGTGTTGGCCTTCTGCAGGGAGTTCGGAGTACCCTTCGATGACCCCCGCATCAATCCCACAGGAGGAGCCATAGCCATAGGGCATCCCATAGGATGCAGCGGGGTTCTCTACTTTACGGAAATGGTTCACTGGATGGCCCGTCATCGTCTCAGGTATGGATTACAAACCATGTGCGGGGGAGGAGGGGTGGGAATAGCAACGGTAGTGGAGGGGATGTAG